In Nycticebus coucang isolate mNycCou1 chromosome 24, mNycCou1.pri, whole genome shotgun sequence, a single window of DNA contains:
- the ZNF395 gene encoding zinc finger protein 395 encodes MASVLSRRLGKRSLLGARVLGPSAPDGASGPVPPLEPLLEGAAPQPFLASEDTACQEQPREVLKAPCTSSLHQMAFQPGQKVYVWYSGQECPGLVEQHSWAEDQVTVWLLDQKLQICCKAEEVWLAELQGPSPQVPAPENGEQALAYRPVSRNIDVPKRKSDAVEMDEMMAAMVLTSLSCSPVVQSPPGAEVNFSASRAACDPWKESGDVSDSGSSTTSGHWSGSSGISTPSPPHPQASPKYLGDAFGSPQTDHGFETDPDPFLLDEPAPRKRKNSVKVMYKCLWPSCGKVLRSIVGIKRHVKALHLGDTVDSDQFKREEDFYYTEVQMKEEPAAAAALGPPAPGTPIMEAAPAPSVTSPPLATHPPPPKAQASGPEHPGLESSLPSGALSKSAPGSFWHIQADHAYQALPSFQIPVSPHIYTSVSWAAAPSTACSLSPVRSRSLSLSEPQQLPPAVKSHLIVTSPPRAPSSARKARGEAKKCRKVYGIEHRDQWCTACRWKKACQRFLD; translated from the exons ATGGCCAGCGTGCTGTCCCGGCGCCTTGGGAAGCGATCCCTCCTGGGAGCCCGGGTGTTGGGACCCAGTGCCCCCGATGGGGCATCAGGGCCTGTCCCAcccttggagcccctgctggagGGGGCTGCACCCCAGCCCTTCTTGGCCTCTGAGGACACTGCCTGCCAGGAGCAGCCCAGGGAGGTTCTCAAGGCTCCCTGCACCTCAAGCCTTCACCAGATGGCTTTTCAGCCTGGGCAGAAG GTTTACGTGTGGTACTCGGGCCAGGAGTGCCCAGGTCTGGTGGAGCAGCACAGCTGGGCAGAGGACCAGGTGACCGTCTGGCTGTTGGACCAGAAGTTACAGATCTGCTGCAAAGCAGAGGAAGTGTGGCTGGCAGAGCTGCAGGGCCCCAGTCCCCAGGTGCCAGCGCCAGAGAACGGAGAGCAGGCCCTGGCCTACAGGCCTGTCTCCAGGAACATCGACGTCCCAAAGAG GAAGTCAGATGCAGTGGAAATGGATGAGATGATGGCAGCCATGGTGCTAACATCCCTGTCCTGTAGTCCTGTTGTGCAGAGCCCTCCTGGAGCCGAGGTCAACTTCTCTG CTTCCCGTGCGGCCTGCGACCCGTGGAAGGAGAGTGGCGACGTGTCGGACAGTGGCAGCAGCACCACCAGTGGACACTGGAGCGGAAGCAGCGGCATTTCTACCCCctcgcccccccacccccaggccagcCCCAAGTATTTGGGGGATGCCTTTGGTTCTCCCCAAACTGACCATGGCTTTGAGACCGATCCTGACCCTTTCCTGTTGGATGAACCAGCTCCACGAAAAAGAAAG AACTCAGTGAAGGTGATGTACAAGTGCCTGTGGCCAAGCTGTGGCAAAGTTCTGCGTTCAATCGTGGGCATCAAGCGACACGTCAAAGCCCTCCACCTGGG GGACACGGTGGATTCTGACCAGTTTAAGCGGGAGGAGGATTTCTACTACACAGAGGTGCAGATGAAGGAAGAacccgctgctgctgctgctctgggccCCCCCGCCCCTGGGACTCCCATTATGGAAGCAGCTCCTGCCCCCAGCGTGACCAGCCCACCCCTTGCCACTCATCCACCTCCGCCCAAAGCCCAGGCTTCCGGCCCAGAACACCCTGGCCTGGAGTCCTCGCTGCCCTCTGGGGCTCTCAGCAAGTCGGCTCCAGGGTCCTTCTGGCACATTCAGGCTGACCATGCGTACCAG gcactgccctctttccaGATCCCTGTCTCTCCGCACATCTACACCAGTGTCAGCTGGGCTGCTGCCCCCTCCACTGCCTGCTCCCTCTCACCG GTCCGGAGCCGGTCCCTGAGCCTCAGTGAGCCCCAGCAGCTGCCACCTGCCGTGAAATCTCACCTGATCGTCACCTCTCCACCCCGGGCCCCAAGCAGCGCCAG GAAAGCTCGAGGGGAGGCCAAGAAGTGCCGCAAGGTGTACGGCATCGAGCACCGGGACCAGTGGTGCACAGCCTGCCGCTGGAAGAAGGCCTGCCAGCGCTTCCTGGACTGA